AATGTGACAGCGCTGAAAATATTTCACTCTACTTGAAGATTGAAGATACAGATTCTTTTCCTCTTTGTTGGGAGGTTAATGCAATGTTCAAATTGTTTGTGTTGGATCAGATTCGGGGCGAGTACTTGGCCGTCCAAGGTAGCTGCTTGTCTGATATGAGAAATATTGTttcttattttagatttaatcaTTTCCAATCACGAGATTAATGTGACAAATTTTAAGTGGCATTTAAAtggaagaaatatatatgaatccCCTTGAAAGAAGTCGATCAACAGGTATGATTGAGATGATAAAATCTAGAATGAAGACCAGCATCACTGGtctgatacacacacacacacacatcatgtaggaataaaattaaataggTGCAATTTAAGAATCCTTTTGCCCCttagtgtttttgttttttgttctttcaattaatttgtgttaatataattaaacttttttccTCTATATAGATGATAAGGGGAAAATAAGTCGTTTTCATGCAATGAAAACTGAATGGGGATTTGCTCAATTTCTCCCCTTCACTAAGTTTTATGTTGCCCAAAGTGGATACCTTCTTGATGACTCGTGCGTATTTGGTGCTGAGGTTTTTGTCATGAAATGTACTGGTAAGGGGGAGCGTATCTCCATTTTGAGTCCTCCAATCACAGGTTACTGCTGTTGGGAGATTCGAAAGTTTTCAGCATTAAATGTGGAATGTTTGTCAAAAGAGTTCAAAGTTGGGGAACGTAAATGGTATGTGTCATTTTAGCTCATATTTTGCATGTAGTAACTGTTCCCTAATTTTTTACCTCTATTTCCATTGATGAACACAGGGAGTTGAAGCTATATCCGAAAGCTGTTTCAGCTGACAATGCCGATCAAAGTTTTATCAAGTTGTTCTTGTCAGTGTCATGTTGGGATCGACCTCCCCCAAAAGGAAAATTGTATGCTAAATATACTCTACGTGTAAGGGACCGAACATCTGGTGGAAAACATGAGGAAGTGACAGGTAAGCTCCCGTTCTGGTATCTTGTTATATAATCAGAAGGTAAAATAGATAGATTGTGATTAGGAAAATAAACGTTATATACTAATGAGAATAtgttatttcaatatttttaatggCTTTCCCTTGTTAAAGTACacgcaaaaaaagaaaaataaagaaaagaaaaagaagaagtttgCAAGTTCTTCTAATTTACATACCCAACATATCATTAAAGTATATTACGTAAAGATGAAAAATTATCGgtgcttttactttttcttgatTATAATGATGAGTCTCACAACAAGTGATGATAGTGGTGTGTTGACGCACTAGACTTACAAGTAGCAAAACTCTAGATAATATTCTAATGGTTGAAAGTACTTAGTACTTCCATTGAGGAAAAATGATGTTTTCAATCTGAATTTTGTTTTCATCGATCACCCTAGTTATTCATCGAATGCTCTTTTGCAGATAGTAAATGGTTTTCTACCTCAAAAAGGGGATATGATTGCCCAAAGTTCCTGCCGCTAAGTACGCTCAAGGATCAATCGAGGAGCCTTCTTGCAAATGACATCTTGGTGGTTGAAGtatatattgaaataatttCTATGGtcaagatcaattttactaacgAAAAAAAAGAGTAGTAGGCTACAGCTTTAATAGTTGAACTTGTAATAATACCTGAAAAACTACTCTGCGTACACATGTAGACCAGGGGCTGTAGTCACATTCAAGTGGTAACTTCTAGCCTCGGGCTTGTATTAATTATTTCATGGTTGCATGATTTGGCTTCAAATTCATGAAAGAAGATGTATTGAAAGTCTTATTAATAAATCCAATAAAACTACtgaacaaatataaaaatcaatggaaGCTCACTCCATTGCATACAGTGACATGACCTGTAGTTTTGTCAGTAATGATggctttaatatatttttaagaagaacagtatctcaatttttattaataagtcATCGACGAGGGAGGaatacctattttttttttaaaaaaaaaaaaagcccaaaatcAAGCATCTAGGAAAACTTTATCAAATCatgattaataaaattcaaacaGTCCATCAGTGAAAATAACTACACGACCCAGAGCAAAAATACCAAGCATATGCTTAAGAAATAAAGTTGCATGCAAAGACACAAATTTAtctgtagatattattgataCTAAAGCGAAAAAAAGTTCTTAAAGTGTAAAATACCTTCCCAATTGAATATTAGAATTATTCCAAATTAAAGAGGTTGGGTATcattatttgaaaagttaacTGCAATGAGACAGTCTGACTCCACAATGAGCTTTGATGCATAGAGTTGATAGTATAAAGTCAATCAAATTCTTAAAGCTGGCAACTGTACAAAAGTGTTATTGCCCATACTAAAATTACATGAAAAACCAGCAATAAAAGAACCGGAAAAAACCTTCACAACCTGCTGACTCAGGATTACCTTTGGAAGCACCTCGAAATTTAACTTTAGCATTAGAATGGGAGGAGGAAGCCACTTGACCAGAAATTACCTTTTCACACAAATGGTGGCCAGGGGATGAGGAGAGCTTCAAGAACAGGAATATTAACATTTGAATCTAAAGCCTTGGGCTTGAGAAAGGAATTTAATTCTCATAATTATTTCTTGATCTTCGCAATGATAGTCATGTTAGTGACAGCGGTGCACTTCAAATCGAGTTTTGTCCTTATCAGTCAAATCTTCCTAAAAAATAAGAGATTATAGTAAGCTGAGCAAACATATGAAATATTTGGTATGAGCCCCTAAAAAAGGACCGCAATTGAATGCagtaaaaaattgatgaaaactAATCTCATACACTATAAGCTTATAAGGCACAATCCAAGAAAACTGATTGTCGTTCTCAGCAAATCCATCAGGGTAAAAATTATACTTGGTAGCCAAATTAGGTATCCCACCTTGAAGTTTCGAGAGGGAGGACTGGGTTTCGAGTAAACaaaagagaaggaagagaaTGGGAACGATCCCTAAATACATTCCAATTTGACGTGGATGAAAAGTTGCCATCCTAAGTGTATTCCCATGCTCTAGCATGGGGACTTGGTTTTAGAGCCATAATGAATcagcttcttgaagaagagaGTTATCACCAGCAGCCATGAGCAGAGGAATGTTCCAGCATGTCGATGAGTAAATGTCTTTGATTCTCAAGTGAGGGCTGGAGACAATGAAACCGTTTTGGGCTAAGAAATCGTTTCCAACTCCAATTATCGTACCACTCCATTTTTCATTGACTCTCAGGGTTGATGATTTAAAGAAAATTGCAAATGACTTTCtacaaattagaatgaaaaacCTTAGCTAGAAATCAACCCAAGGAGAGCTCAAAGTAAGAATTCTCCAAGCTAACTTGCAGTGAAGAGCCCTAATCATATTGGCAAGTTTTTAACATCCAACCTTCTTCAACAGACCTCCATCAGAGGTAGGTCAACAAATATGGATTCAAGAAATCTACCTTCTCTTATAATGAAAGATATGGGCcttttctaaattttgtccTTTTATTTCTATCTCTAAATCTTGATCATTTGGTACACACAGTCTATCTCTAAATCTCGAAATACTATCATCTGACATGTTGAATTGAAACTTCTTTCCATTTTGTACTTTGTCCATGATCTTTAGCAATTTTGCATCATTGCCTTGACTCTCTTTAATTTTCTCAATCAAAGTGGGTTCTACACTTAATCTAGCTAGGTAAGATCGAGAATCCTCCACTATAACCTCAATCTTAGACCTCTCTAAATCAAACATGATTTGCCTCTGAGTGGTCACTAAAGCAATTGTACCACCAAAGGATTTCCTACTAAGTGCGTCTACCACTACATTGGCCTTAATAAGGTGTTAGTTAATCATATAATCATAATCCTTAATTAATTCTAACAATTTCCATTGCCACatctttaattcttttttagtaAATAAATACTCAAATTGTTATGATAGGTGTAAATTTCGCACTTCTTGCCATTTATATAGTGCCTCCAAATTTTTAATGCAAATACTACAGCAGCTCCAAGTCACGAGTAGGATAATTTAGTTCATCGACCTTCAAGTAGAGGGAAGCATATGCAATTAATTTTCCTGATTGTATTGataaatgtgatttttattactattttatttatgaaaagtgtCAATTTCCCTTTAATTTtgtcaattttattatatttctttatatttttctttattttcttggatttgaaGGAATGAGAAGATTCAATGCAAAAGGAGAGCATTTTGGTATAAAAGAAGAGACTACGGATCTAAATCAACAAGAGGCAACGAGATATAAAGAGAGCTGAGGAGATTTGGACAAGGA
This Carya illinoinensis cultivar Pawnee chromosome 11, C.illinoinensisPawnee_v1, whole genome shotgun sequence DNA region includes the following protein-coding sequences:
- the LOC122282892 gene encoding uncharacterized protein LOC122282892 — protein: MAGPSPTNPAPEVTRFTRDLPPAHYILKIESLSKIIQILPGEKEPKYDSEVFECGGYKWKFSLYPTGRKECDSAENISLYLKIEDTDSFPLCWEVNAMFKLFVLDQIRGEYLAVQDDKGKISRFHAMKTEWGFAQFLPFTKFYVAQSGYLLDDSCVFGAEVFVMKCTGKGERISILSPPITGYCCWEIRKFSALNVECLSKEFKVGERKWELKLYPKAVSADNADQSFIKLFLSVSCWDRPPPKGKLYAKYTLRVRDRTSGGKHEEVTDSKWFSTSKRGYDCPKFLPLSTLKDQSRSLLANDILVVEVYIEIISMVKINFTNEKKE